One Parus major isolate Abel unplaced genomic scaffold, Parus_major1.1 Scaffold518, whole genome shotgun sequence DNA window includes the following coding sequences:
- the BCKDK gene encoding LOW QUALITY PROTEIN: 3-methyl-2-oxobutanoate dehydrogenase [lipoamide] kinase, mitochondrial (The sequence of the model RefSeq protein was modified relative to this genomic sequence to represent the inferred CDS: inserted 2 bases in 2 codons; substituted 1 base at 1 genomic stop codon), with amino-acid sequence LDFMGIICTHLSPKKLIEKXVDLARRLCEHQYGNALHVRVNSHVAAQFPFIPLPXDYVLPELLKNTVRATMESHLDTPYNVPDIVVTVANNDIDLVIWISDCGGGIPHEQLDKVTEYHFSTAEGSAQNPRLGGPFHGLIEPNGQAGPKHRFGFGLXTSRTYAEYLAGCLVLQSLQGVGTDVYLRLRHIDGKAESFRI; translated from the exons CTGGATTTCATGGGCATCATCTGCACACACCTGTCCCCCAAGAAACTCATTGAGAAGTGAGTGGACTTGGCCAG GCGGCTCTGCGAGCACCAGTACGGGAACGCGCTACACGTGCGCGTCAACAGCCACGTGGCTGCGCAGTTCCCGTTCATCCCCCTGC TGGACTATGTCCTGCCTGAGCTGCTCAAGAACAC GGTCAGGGCAACGATGGAGTCACACCTGGACACTCCCTACAACGTCCCTGACATTGTGGTGACAGTTGCCAACAATGACATTGACCTTGTCATCTG GATCTCAGACTGCGGTGGGGGCATCCCACATGAGCAGCTGGACAAAGTGACCGAGTACCACTTCAGCACGGCCGAGGGCAGCGCCCAGAACCCGCGCCTGGGGGGGCCCTTCCACGGCCTCATTGAGCCCAACGGCCAGGCCGGGCCCAAGCACAG GTTTGGCTTCGGGC TGACATCACGCACCTATGCCGAGTACCTGGCGGGGTGCCTGGTGCTGCAGTCGCTGCAGGGCGTCGGCACCGACGTCTACCTGAGGCTGCGGCACATCGACGGCAAGGCCGAGAGCTTCCGCATCTAG